A genome region from Conger conger chromosome 16, fConCon1.1, whole genome shotgun sequence includes the following:
- the LOC133114070 gene encoding somatostatin receptor type 5-like yields the protein MEMLGYAPLVGELNHTASPLVGGSLANASLNTSGQLAPFHSSSTMVTAVISFTVFLLGLTGNTLAIYVILRFAKMKTVTNLYILNLAVADELYILGLPLITTQNVLSYWPFGSFLCRVVMTADSINQFTSIFCLTVMSIDRYLAVVRPIQSSRWRRPRVAKIINALVWAVSIVAMLPVIIFSNVQDQLNTCNISWPEPQEVWSTAFILYTATLGFFCPLLVICMCYLLIVFKVKSARVRAGLTTRRRSERKVTRMVVVMVVVFVLCWLPFFVINMVNLVTILPENNVTAGVYFLSVILTYVNSCANPLLYGFLSENFRLSIQKALCMDGDNRRETGNANTLQTKETNVVEPLRSHELHNHTQNSQVQCPSEEPLATDQSKI from the exons ATGGAGATGTTAGGCTACGCGCCTCTCGTGGGCGAACTCAACCACACCGCCTCCCCTCTGGTTGGCGGTTCGCTGGCCAACGCCTCCCTGAACACGTCGGGCCAGTTGGCGCCCTTccacagcagcagcaccatGGTAACGGCGGTGATCTCCTTCACCGTGTTCCTGCTGGGCCTGACGGGCAACACGCTGGCCATCTACGTCATCCTGCGCTTCGCCAAGATGAAGACCGTCACCAACCTGTACATCCTCAACCTGGCGGTGGCCGACGAGCTGTACATCCTTGGCCTGCCGCTGATCACCACGCAGAACGTGCTCTCCTACTGGCCCTTCGGCTCCTTCCTGTGCCGCGTGGTCATGACCGCCGACTCCATCAACCAGTTCACCAGCATCTTCTGCCTGACGGTCATGAGCATCGACCGCTACCTGGCCGTGGTGCGGCCCATCCAGAGCAGCCGTTGGCGACGGCCTCGCGTGGCCAAGATCATCAACGCCCTGGTGTGGGCCGTGTCCATCGTGGCCATGCTGCCCGTCATCATCTTCTCCAACGTGCAGGACCAGCTGAACACCTGCAACATCAGCTGGCCCGAGCCTCAGGAGGTCTGGTCCACGGCCTTCATCCTCTACACGGCCACCCTGGGCTTcttctgccccctgctggtcatctGCATGTGCTACCTGCTGATCGTGTTCAAGGTGAAGTCGGCGCGCGTGCGGGCGGGCCTCACCACGCGCCGGCGCTCGGAGAGGAAGGTGACCCGCATGGTGGTGGTCATGGTGGTGGTCTTCGTCCTCTGCTGGCTGCCCTTCTTCGTCATCAACATGGTCAACCTGGTGACCATCCTGCCCGAGAACAACGTGACGGCCGGAGTCTACTTCCTCTCCGTCATCCTGACCTACGTCAACAGCTGCGCCAACCCGCTGCTGTATGGCTTCCTGTCGGAGAACTTCCGGCTGAGCATCCAGAAGGCGCTGTGCATGGACGGGGACAACAGGCGGGAGACCGGCAACGCCAACACGCTTCAAACCAAGGAGACCAACGTGGTGGAGCCCTTACGGAGCCATGAGCTCCACAACCACACGCAGAACAGCCAG GTGCAGTGTCCATCTGAGGAACCACTGGCTACGGACCAGTCAAAGATCTGA